In Fusarium verticillioides 7600 chromosome 4, whole genome shotgun sequence, the following proteins share a genomic window:
- a CDS encoding 3-oxoacyl-[acyl-carrier protein] reductase, which translates to MEGCRRLALFDKDSTGLNATKAAIKTVGGNANPDVFIRHVDNLDTYEVGKNMELAIRHFGRIDYAINCGAMYSASKAAIISLTRSDAIDYAKDQIRVNCVCPGVIETPMTANVPEDDPAVQTAVMKRKGTPQEVTDAILFLSSPKASFIQSAALSVDGGYTIS; encoded by the exons ATGGAAGGGTGTCGGAGGCTCGCCTTGTTTGACAAAGACAGCACAGGTCTGAACGCTACTAAGGCGGCCATCAAAACTGTAGGCGGAAATGCAAATCCAGATGTGTTCATCAGACACGTTGATAATCTTGACACCTATGAAGTTGGCAAGAACATGGAACTTGCTATCAGGCATTTCGGACGCATTGACTATGCCATCAACTGTGGTG CGATGTACAGTGCTTCAAAGGCAGCTATCATCAGTTTGACGAGAAGTGATGCTATCGAC TATGCAAAAGACCAGATTCGTGTTAATTGCGTTTGCCCTGGAGTTATTGA AACTCCTATGACGGCTAATGTTCCAGAAGATGACCCGGCCGTACAGACTGCCGTcatgaaaagaaaaggaaccCCACAGGAAGTGACAGATGCTATTTTGTTCTTATCTAGTCCTAAGGCTTCTTTCATTCAAAGTGCTGCATTGTCAGTCGATGGGGGTTATACTATCAGTTAA
- a CDS encoding 3-oxoacyl-[acyl-carrier protein] reductase, which produces MEGCRRLALFDKDSTGLNATKAAIKTVGGNANPDVFIRHVDNLDTYEVGKNMELAIRHFGRIDYAINCGGMSISCFTLTPTHNDSGMESTAQQRRVMKKPLKSLVMSSIPTSVVCGCLPEKN; this is translated from the coding sequence ATGGAAGGGTGTCGGAGGCTCGCCTTGTTTGACAAAGACAGCACAGGTCTGAACGCTACTAAGGCGGCCATCAAAACTGTAGGCGGAAATGCAAATCCAGATGTGTTCATCAGACACGTTGATAATCTTGACACCTATGAAGTTGGCAAGAACATGGAACTTGCTATCAGGCATTTCGGACGCATTGACTATGCCATCAACTGTGGTGGTATGTCTATAAGCTGTTTTACTTTGACTCCTACTCACAATGACTCTGGAATGGAATCTACGGCCCAACAAAGAAGAGTCATGAAGAAACCCCTGAAGAGTTTGGTCATGTCATCAATACCAACTTCCGTGGTCTGTGGCTGTTTGCCAGAGAAGAACTAA
- a CDS encoding oxidoreductase: MDPKTGAFHHDNMAVPDTSRVLPLFSLKGRTAIVSGAGAGIGLAIAQGLAEAGANVAIWYNSNKQALKEAEKIEKNYGVKCRAYQVNVISPEAVDKAINDIITDFNGRLDVFVANSGIAWEDGPFIDGPTERARRVMEVNVDGVMWCAKSAGAHFRRQKKEGTTLDGKKLTNFVAGSFIATASMSGSIVNIPQLQAVYNASKAAVIHFCKSLAVEWTGFARVNTVSPGYIKTEITDFISEDVKTIFKEKTVAGRQGETGELKGAYLYLASDASSFTTGHDLVVDGGYCVP, translated from the exons ATGGATCCTAAAACTGGTGCATTTCACCATGATAATATGGCTGTGCCAGATACTTCCAGAGTTCTTCCCCTATTCTCTCTCAAAGGTCGCACAGCTATTGTCTCTGGCGCTGGTGCAGGTATTGGCCTCGCCATTGCTCAAGGGCTGGCAGAGGCTGGCGCCAATGTGGCTATCTGGTATAATAgcaacaagcaagcacttaaagaagcagagaagatCGAAAAGAACTACGGTGTCAAGT GCCGAGCATACCAAGTCAATGTTATCTCACCCGAAGCAGttgacaaggccatcaacgACATTATCACCGACTTCAATGGTCGTCTAGATGTGTTTGTGGCCAATTCTGGTATTGCCTGGGAAGACGGGCCCTTCATCGACGGGCCTACTGAGAGAGCTCGCCGTGTTATGGAGGTCAACGTCGATGGTGTTATGTGGTGCGCCAAGAGTGCAGGAGCACATTTCCGAAGACAAAAGAAGGAGGGCACAACGCTGGATGGAAAGAAATTGACCAATTTTGTGGCGGGCAGCTTCATTGCTACAGCATCTATGAGTGGAagcatcgtcaacatccccCAATTGCAGGCAGTATACAACGCTTCGAAGGCAGCTGTAATTCACTTCT GTAAATCACTAGCTGTGGAGTGGACAGGCTTTGCTCGTGTCAACACTGTATCACCTGGATacatcaagaccgagatCACAGATTTCATCAGCGAGGACGTCAAGACCATTTTCAAGGAAAAGACGGTTGCTGG ACGTCAAGGCGAAACTGGAGAGCTCAAGGGAGCTTATCTGTACCTGGCTAGTGATGCCTCATCCTTTACCACTGGTCATGACCTGGTCGTTGATGGTGGTTACTGTGTTCCCTAA
- a CDS encoding serine/threonine-protein phosphatase 2B catalytic subunit has product MDSEGEANTAPSTEERRNVQVDNAIRAIQEKKPVPEIDFTIHTMEDNTQVSTLERVCKDVQAPAMYKPTDEQFFEDDTHSKPNLQFLKQHFYREGRLTEEQALWIIRKGTELLRAEPNLLEMDAPITVCGDVHGQYYDLMKLFEVGGDPAETRYLFLGDYVDRGYFSIECVLYLWCLKIHYPKTLWLLRGNHECRHLTDYFTFKLECKHKYSETIYEACMESFCALPLAAVMNKQFLCIHGGLSPELHTLDDLKSIDRFREPPTQGLMCDILWADPLEDFGQEKTSDYFLHNHVRGCSYFFSYPAACAFLEKNNLLSIIRAHEAQDAGYRMYRKTRTTGFPSVMTIFSAPNYLDVYNNKAAVLKYENNVMNIRQFNCTPHPYWLPNFMDVFTWSLPFVGEKITDMLIAILSTCSEEELKEETPSSTSPGPASPALSNDPESIEVRRRAIKNKILAIGRLSRVFQVLREESEKVTELKTVSGGRLPAGTLMLGAEGLKNAINGFEDARKVDLQNERLPPTHEEVVKHQEEERNTALQKAADDANNDKKLQQLSRRLSTDRKNRAPTS; this is encoded by the exons ATGGACTCTGAAGGCGAGGCCAACACTGCGCCCTCTACTGAGGAGCGACGCAACGTCCAGGTCGACAATGCCATTCGCGCCAttcaggagaagaagccggtCCCTGAGATCGATTTTACCATTCACACCATGGAGGATAACACCCAGGTCAGCACCTTGGAGCGTGTGTGCAAAG ATGTCCAAGCACCTGCCATGTACAAGCCTACCGACGAGCAATTCTTCGAAGATGACACCCATTCCAAGCCCAACCTTCAGTTTCTTAAGCAGCATTTCTATCGCGAGGGTCGTCTTACCGAAGAGCAGGCTCTTTGGATTATCAGGAAGGGTACCGAACTTCTGCGCGCCGAGCCCAACCTCCTAGAGATGGACGCCCCCATTACTGTCTGTGGTGACGTTCATGGCCAGTACTACGATctgatgaagctgtttgAAGTCGGGGGTGACCCCGCTGAGACCCGAtacctcttcctcggtgaCTATGTCGATCGAGGCTACTTCAGCATAGAGTGTGTCCTCTACCTCTGGTGTCTCAAGATTCATTACCCCAAGACCCTCTGGCTGTTGCGAGGAAACCATGAATGTCGCCACTTGACTGACTACTTCACCTTCAAACTCGAATGCAAGCATAAATACTCAGAGACTATCTACGAGGCCTGCATGGAGTCATTCTGCGCTCTTCCCCTTGCTGCTGTTATGAACAAGCAGTTTCTATGTATTCATGGTGGACTGAGCCCCGAGTTGCACACACTCGATGACTTGAAGAGC ATTGATCGTTTCCGCGAGCCCCCTACTCAGGGTCTTATGTGCGACATCCTTTGGGCTGATCCTCTCGAAGACTTCGGCCAGGAGAAGACAAGCGACTATTTCTTACACAACCATGTCCGAGGATGTtcatacttcttctcctATCCAGCTGCTTGCGCCTTCTTGGAAAAGAACAACCTTCTTTCTATCATCCGTGCTCACGAAGCCCAAGATGCCGGCTATCGCATGTACCGCAAGACCCGAACCACCGGTTTTCCAAGTGTTATGACCATTTTCTCCGCCCCCAATTACCTCGATGTCTATAACAACAAAGCGGCCGTACTCAAGTATGAGAACAACGTTATGAACATTCGGCAATTCAACTGcactcctcatccttacTGGCTACCCAATTTCATGGATGTTTTCACCTGGTCTCTTCCTTTCGTAGGAGAGAAGATCACCGATATGCTcatcgccattctcagcaCCTGTTCCGAGGAGGAACTTAAAGAAGAGAcgccctcctcaacctcgcctGGCCCCGCTTCGCCAGCTTTGTCCAACGACCCTGAGTCGATCGAAGTGCGACGCAgagccatcaagaacaagattcTCGCCATCGGTCGGCTGTCTCGTGTATTCCAGGTGCTTCGCGAGGAGTCGGAGAAGGTCACAGAACTCAAGACTGTATCTGGTGGAAGATTGCCCGCGGGAACCCTCAtgcttggtgctgaaggCCTCAAGAACGCAATCAACGGATTCGAGGATGCTCGAAAGGTTGATTTACAAAATGAGAGGCTGCCGCCCACtcatgaagaagtcgtcAAGCaccaggaggaagagcgaAACACCGCGCTTCAGAAGGCAGCCgatgatgccaacaacgacaagaaaTTGCAGCAGCTCTCCAGGAGACTCAGCAC TGATCGCAAGAACCGGGCTCCAACGTCATGA
- a CDS encoding endoglucanase, with the protein MSFPFKMTRIKAACWLVLLLPVVIVSAHGHVDEIIINGVSYQGYGSTDFPYMENPPVVAGWTISQRDNGFVSPEAYGDPDIICHRDATPAEGHIEVTAGDVITLRWSGWPENHIGPVLNYLANCKGPCERVDKTELEFFKIDGLGQLEQGTPGRYADSVLQENGDRWNVRIPENIAPGNYVLRHEIIALHSALERGGAQNYPQCFNLRITGDGSDSPSGYLGTELYDIEDPGIFVNVYSSSVDYEVPGPTIVKGGVSSVEQSPSRATTTAKCTTRY; encoded by the coding sequence ATGAGCTTCCCCTTCAAGATGACTCGTATCAAGGCCGCTTGCTggcttgtccttcttcttcctgtaGTCATCGTTTCTGCCCATggtcatgttgatgagatcattATCAACGGTGTGTCTTATCAAGGCTATGGCAGCACGGACTTCCCCTACATGGAGAACCCTCCTGTCGTTGCTGGCTGGACCATCTCGCAGCGAGACAACGGTTTCGTTTCCCCTGAAGCCTATGGCGATCCTGATATCATCTGCCACCGTGATGCCACTCCAGCCGAGGGTCATATCGAAGTCACGGCAGGCGATGTCATCACCCTCCGATGGTCAGGCTGGCCTGAGAACCACATCGGCCCCGTCTTGAACTACCTGGCCAACTGTAAGGGCCCCTGCGAGCGAGTTGACAAGACTGAgcttgagttcttcaagattgatGGTCTGGGTCAACTCGAACAGGGCACTCCTGGCAGGTATGCAGACAGTGTTCTCCAAGAGAATGGAGACAGGTGGAACGTCCGAATTCCAGAGAACATTGCGCCTGGGAACTACGTTCTTCGACACGAAATCATCGCTCTGCACAGTGCTCTTGAGCGAGGCGGTGCCCAAAACTATCCACAATGCTTCAACCTCAGAATCACAGGTGATGGTTCCGACTCTCCCTCCGGGTATCTTGGTACCGAGCTTTACGACATCGAAGATCCGGGGATTTTTGTCAACGTCTACTCCAGCTCTGTTGACTATGAAGTTCCCGGCCCAACCATCGTCAAAGGAGGGGTATCATCTGTTGAGCAGAGCCCCTCCAGAGCTACAACGACTGCAAAGTGTACCACTCGGTACTAG
- a CDS encoding 3-isopropylmalate dehydrogenase produces the protein MTEHNIVVFAGDHCGPEVIAEAIKVIKAVEDNSPTAGKFNLNHLLLGGCSIDKTGSPLTDEALAAAKASDAVLLGAIGGPEWGTGTVRPEQGLLKLRSEMCAYGNLRPCFFASDALVETSPLKAEVCRGVDMMLVRELTSGLYFGERKEYDGVNAFDTTVYTKPEIERIARLGGYLAKTRGDSRVISLDKANVLATSRLWRSVVDEVYKNEFPDLKVEHQLIDSAAMIMVKNPKQLNGVMIAPNLAGDILSDEASAITGSIGLLPSASLCGVPEVGSKVLSIYEPIHGSAPDISGKGIVNPIGTILSVAMMLRYSLNLPHEAKVVEDAVSAAIDAGLRTKDMGGSTGTAEAGDAIVAEVVKILKA, from the exons ATGACGGAACACAACATTGTTGTCTTTGCGGGCGACCACTGTGGCCCAGAG GTTATTGCCGAAGCAATTAAA GTCATCAAGGCGGTTGAGGACAACAGCCCGACTGCTGGCAAATTCAACTTAAATCACCTGCTGCTCGGAGGA TGTTCTATCGACAAGACCGGCTCCCCTCTTACAGACGAGGCCCTCGCCGCCGCTAAAGCCTCCGACGCTGTGCTCCTCGGTGCCATTGGCGGCCCTGAATGGGGCACTGGCACCGTTCGCCCGGAGCAGGGCCTCCTCAAGCTACGCAGTGAGATGTGCGCCTATGGAAACCTCCGTCCCTGCTTCTTCGCGTCCGATGCCCTTGTTGAGACCTCCCCCCTAAAGGCGGAAGTTTGCCGTGGCGTCGACATGATGCTTGTCCGAGAGTTAACCTCGGGCCTGTATTTCGGAGAGCGAAAAGAGTACGATGGAGTCAACGCGTTCGACACTACTGTTTATACGAAGCCAGAAATCGAGCGTATCGCACGGCTGGGCGGCTACCTAGCCAAGACTAGGGGAGACTCGCGGGTCATCTCGCTAGATAAGGCAAATGTGTTGGCGACGAGCAGACTCTGGCGTTCTGTGGTTGACGAGGTTTACAAAAACGAGTTCCCTGATCTGAAGGTTGAGCATCAGCTCATTGACAGCGCGgccatgatcatggtcaAGAACCCGAAGCAGCTCAATGGCGTTATGATAGCGCCAAACTTGGCAG GAGATATTCTGAGCGACGAGGCGAGCGCTATAACCGGCAGCATTGGGCTCCTCCCAAGCGCGAGTCTCTGCGGAGTTCCGGAAGTGGGCTCCAAAGTGCTTTCTATCTATGAGCCTATTCATG GTAGCGCGCCGGACATTTCAGGAAAGGGGATTGTC AATCCCATTGGCACAATCCTTTCCGTGGCTATGATGTTACGGTACTCGCTGAATCTTCCCCACGAGGCCAAAGTCGTTGAGGATGCGGTAAGCGCTGCCATCGACGCCGGGCTAAGAACCAAGGATATGGGCGGCAGCACAGGCACCGCTGAAGCAGGAGATGCCATCGTTGCCGAGGTAGTCAAGATTCTCAAGGCATGA
- a CDS encoding SNW protein 1: MASIAGSLQAALPKPKYTGEDEEPPVRAQQRGVRIVGPGQLDETQLVLKRSGPPAYGQRSGWRPRSQEDFGDGGAFPEIPIAQYPLEMGKKGGNSSNALAIQVDSEGKVKYDAIARQGHSENRIVHTSFKELIPLRQRADAGEIDLSRPDKESVEATTERTKNALAALVSGAVAAQKPKNVNIGQRKDATFVRYTPANQMGDNSKKQDRIMKIVERQRDPMEPPKFKHKKIPRGPPSPPPPVMHSPPRKLTAEDQEMWRIPPPISNWKNPKGFTVPLDKRLAADGRGLQDIAISDGHARFAEGLKMAERHARDEVQKRAMMQQRLAEKEKLQKEDTLRELAQKARADRAAAGRGRRDSRDSGNSRDSRSRSRSYSYSESDRSDSEDEEVRERVKARQEKQREEERKLRQNRMGAERRAQVMAREQGRDISEKIALGLAKPTQSKETMYDSRLFNQTSGFDSGINEDNPYDKPLFAAQDAINSIYRPRANVDDDDDGEAGDREMAKIQKSSRFGEALGKGTFKGAADAEAREGPVQFEKDAGDPFNVDKFLSEVDQNSSSKRGYGLQDEDNRQSKRPRVDPDDDED, from the exons ATGGCATCAATCGCCGGGTCGCTTCAGGCTGCGCTGCCCAAGCCAAAATACACaggcgaagatgaagaacccCCGGTACGAGCGCAGCAACGCGGTGTGCGGATTGTTGGTCCCGGACAACTTGACGAAACCCAGCTGGTCCTCAAGCGATCTGGTCCTCCAGCATACGGCCAGCGCTCAGGATGGCGCCCTCGATCGCAGGAAgactttggcgatggaggtgCTTTCCCCGAAATTCCGATCGCTCAGTATCCGTTAGAGATGGGAAAGAAAGGAGGAAATTCTAGCAACGCGTTGGCAATCCAGGTTGATTCCGAAGGCAAGGTCAAATACGACGCCATCGCGCGACAAGGACACAGCGAAAATCGTATCGTTCACACTTCGTTCAAGGAGTTGATCCCTCTTCGACAACGCGCCGACGCGGGCGAGATCGATCTTTCGCGACCCGATAAGGAGTCTGTGGAGGCAACAACAGAGAGGACGAAGAACGCATTAGCTGCATTGGTCTCGGGAGCGGTCGCAGCTCAGAAACCGAAAAATGTTAATATTGGGCAACGAAAAGACGCTACATTTGTTCGATATACACCGGCAAACCAGATGGGCGACAACTCCAAGAAGCAGGACCGCATCATGAAAATTGTCGAGCGCCAAAGAGACCCCATGGAACCACCCAAGTTCAAGCATAAGAAGATCCCTCGAGGACCACCTTCGCCGCCACCACCAGTCATGCACTCACCACCACGAAAGCTCACCGCTGAAGACCAAGAAATGTGGAGGATTCCTCCCCCAATTTCAAACTGGAAGAACCCCAAGGGATTCACGGTACCATTGGATAAGCGCCTGGCTGCTGATGGACGAGGTTTACAGGATATAGCCATTAGCGACGGGCATGCTCGATTTGCCGAAGGTTTAAAGATGGCCGAGCGTCATGCTCGTGATGAGGTTCAGAAACGCGCCATGATGCAACAGCGCCTGGCGGAGAAGGAAAAGTTACAAAAAGAGGATACCCTTCGAGAATTAGCCCAAAAGGCTCGAGCAGACcgggctgctgctggtcgtGGGCGTCGAGATTCTCGTGACTCTGGGAACTCGAGGGACTCGAGGTCACGATCGCGAAGCTACAGTTACTCCGAGTCAGATCGCTCTGatagtgaggatgaagaagtcagAGAGCGTGTTAAAGCGCGACAAGAGAAacagagggaagaagagcgaaaGCTACGACAAAACCGCATGGGTGCTGAACGCCGAGCTCAAGTTATGGCCCGTGAACAAGGCAGAGATATATCTGAGAAGATTGCTCTAGGCCTGGCCAAACCTACACAATCAAAGGAGACGATGTATGACTCGAGACTTTTCAACCAAACAAGCGGATTCGATAGTGGTATTAACGAGGATAACCCTTACGACAAGCCTCTCTTCGCTGCCCAGGACGCCATCAACAGTATTTACCGGCCACGAGCGAAtgtggatgacgatgacgatggcgaggCTGGTGACCGGGAAATGgccaagatccagaagagcAGTCGTTTTGGTGAAGCCCTTGGCAAGGGAACTTTCAAAGGTGCCGCAGACGCCGAG GCACGAGAAGGACCAGTTCAGttcgagaaggatgctggAGATCCTTTCAACGTTGACAAGTTTCTATCTGAGGTGGACCAGAATTCATCATCTAAGCGAGGTTATGGCTTGcaggatgaagacaacagACAATCCAAACGACCGCGAGTCGACCctgacgacgacgaggattAA